In a single window of the Heliangelus exortis chromosome 1, bHelExo1.hap1, whole genome shotgun sequence genome:
- the DPT gene encoding dermatopontin encodes MDLILLCVFLPLVTTAQGQYGDYYYGPYNYGDNDEWANVYRQGFNFQCPHGQVIVAIRSVFSKKEGSDRLWNYACMPAAQSLGEPTECWWEEINRAGTEWYQTCSNNGLVAGFQSQYFPSVLDREWQFYCCRFGRRCPYSCWLTTEYPGHYGEDMDMMMYTYDYYIRGATTTFSAVDRDRQWKFIVCRMTNYDCPFQNV; translated from the exons ATGGACCTCATCCTcctctgtgtgttcctgcctctgGTGACCACGGCACAGGGCCAGTACGGTGACTACTACTACGGCCCCTACAACTATGGGGATAATGATGAATGGGCCAACGTGTACCGCCAGGGTTTCAACTTCCAGTGCCCACACGGGCAGGTGATTGTGGCCATCAGGAGTGTTTTCAGCAAGAAGGAAGGCTCGGACAGACTGTGGAACTACGCCTGCATGCCGGCGGCTCAGAGCCTCGGTGAGCCCACGGAGTGCTGGTGGGAGGAGATCAACAGGGCGGGAACTGAATG GTATCAGACCTGCTCAAACAATGGGCTGGTGGCTGGTTTCCAAAGTCAGTATTTCCCATCTGTGCTGGACCGCGAATGGCAATTCTACTGCTGCCGCTTCGGCCGCAGATGCCCCTATTCCTGCTG GTTAACAACAGAATATCCAGGACATTATGGAGAAGATATGGACATGATGATGTACACTTATGACTACTACATTCGTGGGGCAACTACGACGTTCTCTGCTGTGGACAG GGATCGTCAGTGGAAATTCATTGTCTGCAGGATGACAAACTATGACTGcccatttcaaaatgtttaa